In the Corynebacterium kroppenstedtii genome, one interval contains:
- the aceE gene encoding pyruvate dehydrogenase (acetyl-transferring), homodimeric type: protein MTDTSPDSSRDSNFALIRDGVASYLNDSDPEETREWLESLDGMLENADSDRARYIMLRMIERATAKRVSLPSLTSTDYVNTIPTTMEPEFPGDEEIEKRYRRWIRWNAAIMVHRAQRPGIGVGGHISTYAGAAPLYEVGFNHFFKGKDHPGGGDQVFFQGHASPGMYARAFLEGRLSEEDMDGFRQEVSREHRGLPSYPHPHGMPNFWEFPTVSMGLGPMEAIFQARFNRYLLNRGIKDTSQQHVWAFLGDGEMDEPESRGLLQIASLNNLDNLTFVVNCNLQRLDGPVRGNTKIIQELESFFRGAGWSVIKVVWGREWDKLFAADKEGALVDLMNNTHDGDFQTFKANDGAYIREHFFGRDPRTAKLVENMSDEDIWHLRRGGHDYRKIFAAYQRALATKDRPTVILAHTIKGYGLGHNFEGRNATHQMKKLTLDDLKLFRTKQDIPISDEELEKDPKLPPYYNPGPDAPEIKYMLERRKELGGFLPERRNTFTPLSVPGVDKLKQMRKDSGKQEVATTMAIVRIMKALMRDKEIKRRVVPIVPDEARTFGLDSWFPTNKIYNPHGQRYTAVDHDLMLSYTESTDGQMMHEGIDEAGSVAEFQAAGTSYATHGEPMIPLYIFYSMFGFQRTGDSIWAAGDQMARGFLIGATAGRTTLTGEGLQHMDGNSLTLATTNPSVVSYDCAFSYELAHIIPRGIDRMYGDCPGENVIYYLTCYNEPIHQPTEPENLDVEGVHKGIYQYKDGKDATIMASGIGMQAALKARDILADKFDVDAAIYSVTSWTELARDGVRHDREQLRHPSKDVGKAFLEKQLSGARGPFVAASDFDTTIGETIRKWVPGDYTVLGCDGFGFSDTRAAARRYFNTDAESIVVAVLAGLAREGKIEVSVADQAAKDLHIDDPTKA from the coding sequence ATGACTGATACCTCGCCCGATTCATCGCGAGACAGCAATTTCGCCCTCATTCGTGATGGTGTCGCGTCCTACCTCAATGACAGCGACCCCGAAGAAACTCGTGAATGGCTTGAGTCCCTAGACGGGATGCTGGAGAACGCAGATAGTGATCGCGCTCGCTACATCATGTTGCGCATGATTGAGCGTGCGACGGCGAAACGCGTTTCCCTCCCTTCCCTCACATCGACCGACTATGTCAACACTATTCCGACGACGATGGAGCCCGAGTTCCCCGGCGACGAGGAGATAGAGAAGCGCTATCGTCGGTGGATTCGGTGGAATGCGGCGATCATGGTTCACCGTGCCCAGCGCCCCGGCATTGGAGTCGGAGGACACATTTCCACGTATGCGGGCGCTGCTCCTCTCTACGAAGTTGGGTTTAACCACTTCTTCAAGGGCAAGGACCATCCAGGCGGCGGGGACCAAGTATTTTTCCAAGGACATGCGTCGCCCGGGATGTATGCCCGAGCATTCCTAGAGGGCCGACTAAGCGAAGAGGACATGGATGGCTTCCGCCAGGAAGTCTCCCGCGAACACCGTGGCCTCCCCTCCTATCCTCACCCGCACGGAATGCCCAACTTCTGGGAATTCCCCACAGTCTCGATGGGCCTCGGCCCCATGGAGGCGATCTTCCAGGCGCGGTTCAACCGCTATCTCCTCAACCGTGGCATTAAGGACACCTCGCAGCAACACGTATGGGCGTTCCTCGGCGATGGCGAGATGGATGAGCCAGAATCACGCGGCCTCCTGCAGATCGCATCGCTCAACAACCTGGATAACCTCACATTCGTCGTGAACTGTAACTTGCAGCGTCTCGACGGCCCTGTCCGCGGCAACACGAAGATTATCCAGGAATTGGAATCCTTCTTCCGCGGTGCCGGCTGGTCCGTCATCAAGGTCGTGTGGGGGCGTGAGTGGGACAAGCTCTTCGCCGCCGACAAAGAGGGCGCCCTGGTTGACCTCATGAACAACACGCATGACGGGGATTTCCAGACGTTCAAGGCCAACGACGGGGCATACATCCGCGAGCACTTCTTCGGTCGCGATCCTCGCACCGCGAAACTCGTCGAAAATATGTCTGATGAGGACATTTGGCATCTTCGCCGCGGCGGTCACGACTACCGCAAGATTTTTGCCGCCTACCAGCGTGCTCTGGCGACGAAGGACCGGCCGACCGTCATTCTGGCCCACACGATTAAAGGCTATGGTCTGGGCCACAACTTCGAGGGGCGCAACGCGACCCACCAGATGAAGAAGCTGACCCTCGACGACCTCAAGCTCTTCCGGACGAAGCAGGATATTCCGATCTCTGATGAGGAATTAGAGAAGGATCCCAAGCTGCCTCCGTATTACAACCCCGGTCCCGATGCTCCTGAGATCAAGTACATGCTGGAGCGTAGGAAAGAGCTGGGTGGTTTCTTGCCGGAGCGACGCAACACGTTCACGCCGCTCTCCGTTCCTGGTGTGGACAAGCTCAAGCAGATGCGTAAGGATTCCGGCAAGCAGGAAGTGGCTACCACGATGGCCATTGTCCGCATCATGAAAGCGCTGATGCGTGACAAGGAAATTAAGCGCCGCGTGGTGCCGATTGTTCCGGATGAGGCTCGTACATTCGGTTTGGATTCATGGTTCCCGACGAACAAGATTTACAACCCGCATGGTCAGCGGTACACGGCTGTGGATCACGACTTGATGCTGTCGTACACCGAGTCTACCGACGGACAGATGATGCATGAGGGCATCGATGAGGCCGGATCGGTTGCAGAGTTCCAGGCGGCGGGTACGTCGTACGCCACTCATGGCGAACCCATGATTCCGCTGTACATCTTCTACTCCATGTTCGGTTTCCAACGTACTGGTGATTCCATCTGGGCAGCCGGAGACCAAATGGCACGTGGATTCCTCATTGGAGCCACAGCTGGACGAACAACCTTGACAGGCGAGGGTCTCCAGCACATGGACGGCAACAGCTTGACGCTCGCAACAACGAACCCGTCTGTTGTCTCCTATGACTGCGCATTCTCCTACGAGTTGGCGCATATTATTCCTCGCGGAATTGATCGCATGTACGGGGATTGCCCTGGTGAAAACGTCATCTACTACCTCACGTGCTACAACGAGCCCATCCACCAGCCCACTGAGCCGGAGAACCTCGACGTCGAGGGCGTTCACAAGGGCATTTACCAATACAAGGATGGTAAAGATGCGACCATCATGGCGTCGGGTATCGGTATGCAGGCTGCTCTGAAAGCTCGCGATATCCTTGCCGACAAGTTCGACGTCGATGCGGCTATCTACTCGGTGACGTCATGGACGGAATTAGCTCGCGACGGTGTTCGCCATGATCGCGAGCAACTGCGCCACCCATCGAAGGACGTGGGCAAGGCATTCTTGGAAAAGCAGCTGAGCGGGGCCCGCGGGCCATTTGTTGCTGCGTCCGATTTCGATACGACAATTGGTGAAACGATCCGCAAGTGGGTGCCGGGCGATTACACCGTGCTCGGCTGTGACGGGTTCGGGTTCTCTGACACTCGTGCAGCTGCGCGCCGGTACTTCAATACCGATGCGGAATCGATTGTCGTCGCTGTCTTAGCTGGGTTGGCCCGGGAAGGGAAGATTGAGGTCTCGGTGGCTGATCAAGCCGCGAAGGATCTACACATCGACGACCCCACTAAGGCATAA
- a CDS encoding DUF3145 family protein yields the protein MLQTHTGDKALLEVAASGMCSGIWGKASRRSWRGSQLTALLGDNLRRTVMIYVNNGGAELVRQLLRTGEPFCVIEYGKSMWRFTPSLGLHVADIDELGNIVLTEHRLRAILAEATTRQGIDAAIRSALGEAWDYAPELVPAVNDDGVDDSANNANPVNVGSDRGHDAKLVRQT from the coding sequence ATGTTGCAAACCCACACGGGGGATAAAGCGCTACTTGAGGTTGCGGCGTCGGGAATGTGTTCCGGAATATGGGGGAAAGCAAGCCGTCGGAGCTGGAGGGGAAGCCAGCTCACCGCGCTTCTTGGTGACAACCTAAGGAGAACGGTGATGATCTACGTCAACAACGGTGGGGCCGAATTGGTGCGTCAACTTTTGCGGACCGGAGAGCCCTTTTGCGTTATTGAATACGGAAAAAGCATGTGGAGGTTTACGCCGAGCCTAGGGCTGCATGTTGCAGATATTGATGAATTAGGGAACATTGTTCTGACAGAGCATCGCCTTCGCGCCATTCTCGCCGAGGCAACAACTCGTCAGGGCATCGACGCTGCCATCCGTAGCGCTTTAGGTGAAGCCTGGGATTACGCTCCAGAACTAGTGCCCGCTGTCAACGATGACGGTGTAGACGATAGCGCCAATAACGCAAACCCGGTTAACGTGGGTTCAGACCGTGGCCACGACGCAAAGCTAGTGCGTCAAACATGA
- a CDS encoding phosphopantetheine-binding protein — MDVFHEVKSIVAKYGHVDPDDITLDSTVDSLSLDSLSLIDIGVGIEEHSGRRVDQKQIDSFTSIRDMVDFMEHDS; from the coding sequence GTGGACGTTTTTCATGAGGTCAAAAGCATTGTGGCGAAATATGGACACGTTGACCCTGACGACATCACTCTCGACTCCACCGTGGATAGTCTCAGCCTTGATTCCCTGTCTCTGATCGACATTGGCGTGGGCATTGAGGAACATTCGGGGCGGCGGGTCGACCAAAAGCAGATCGATTCGTTCACGTCGATTAGGGATATGGTCGACTTTATGGAGCACGATTCCTAA
- a CDS encoding serine hydrolase domain-containing protein, protein MNDWPVNNAASSVDGKMTGDPTRVFELASVTKLLTSRAVLVAVEEGVCDLTTPVGPATVAHLLAHASGVGFATVEPEKAPETRRIYSSAGYEILADYIEKETEIPFPEYLQEAVCQPLGMSQTELYGSAGHGARSTLRDMDLFAQEMMKPQLVAEPHYEVWYPDLAGVVPGYGMFKPCPWALGPEVKGKKGLPRERGGSGREHWTGTVLPPHTVGHFGQSGTFLWTVPGEHYAVVLTDRDFGDWAKPLWSTWNDEKAREFGYGT, encoded by the coding sequence ATGAACGATTGGCCCGTAAACAACGCCGCAAGCTCCGTCGACGGAAAGATGACGGGGGACCCCACCCGAGTGTTTGAGCTCGCTAGCGTCACCAAACTCCTGACTTCCCGCGCTGTGCTGGTCGCCGTGGAAGAGGGAGTTTGCGACCTGACAACACCGGTAGGCCCAGCGACGGTGGCGCACCTGCTCGCCCACGCTAGCGGCGTAGGGTTCGCCACGGTCGAACCTGAAAAAGCCCCAGAAACTCGGCGCATCTACTCCTCGGCTGGCTACGAGATCCTCGCGGACTACATCGAAAAAGAAACCGAGATCCCCTTCCCAGAGTATTTACAAGAAGCGGTATGCCAGCCGCTGGGAATGTCGCAGACCGAACTCTATGGATCAGCTGGCCACGGTGCGCGATCCACACTGCGCGACATGGACTTATTCGCCCAGGAAATGATGAAACCACAATTGGTGGCGGAACCCCACTATGAAGTGTGGTATCCAGACCTAGCCGGCGTCGTCCCCGGCTACGGGATGTTCAAACCGTGCCCGTGGGCTCTGGGGCCTGAAGTGAAGGGTAAGAAGGGGCTCCCACGCGAACGCGGAGGATCGGGCCGCGAACACTGGACCGGCACAGTATTGCCTCCGCACACCGTCGGGCATTTTGGGCAAAGCGGAACATTCCTGTGGACCGTCCCAGGTGAGCATTATGCAGTAGTCCTTACGGACCGAGACTTTGGCGATTGGGCTAAGCCATTGTGGAGCACATGGAATGATGAAAAAGCTCGGGAATTCGGATACGGCACGTAA
- a CDS encoding DUF3052 domain-containing protein yields the protein MGVTKGNIILELGWDDDCDSAVSESLEDVIGEPLLDDPDTDEIVDVVLLWWRDDDGDLVDGLVDATRALAEDGQIWLVTPGAGQEGTVPPGDIAENAQLAGLVQTSALRLGDWQGSCLVQRGARRN from the coding sequence ATGGGCGTGACAAAAGGAAATATCATCCTGGAACTCGGGTGGGATGACGACTGCGATTCAGCAGTAAGCGAATCGCTTGAAGATGTCATAGGCGAACCTCTCTTGGATGACCCCGATACCGACGAAATTGTCGACGTTGTCTTGTTATGGTGGCGAGACGACGACGGAGACCTCGTTGATGGACTCGTGGATGCCACACGGGCACTAGCGGAAGACGGCCAAATCTGGTTGGTGACCCCAGGGGCAGGACAAGAAGGCACCGTTCCACCGGGGGATATCGCTGAAAATGCCCAATTGGCCGGGCTGGTGCAGACCTCCGCCTTGCGGTTGGGGGACTGGCAAGGGTCCTGCTTGGTTCAACGTGGGGCGCGTCGGAACTAA
- a CDS encoding trimeric intracellular cation channel family protein, translating into MDIVSVYRIIDLTGVFINGILGGAIARRRKFDAIGFGLLAILSGLGGGLLRDTLLQNGLPAALKEPIYLGVALSGGLVAMTVSLEREQWNRLLKVGDGIVLGVWAVTGTIKALNAGLLWPSAMLLGMITAVGGGMIRDITIGVVPAIFGGNTLYATSALLGSGMMVLFNSFQLQTVGMVVSASFASILSIVAYFKGWGLPNNPDWAPVTMTAGQLRRLMLTRAMVEPDERLARKQRRKLRRRKDDGGPHPSV; encoded by the coding sequence ATGGACATTGTCTCCGTCTACCGCATTATCGACTTAACCGGTGTCTTCATCAACGGCATCCTGGGAGGCGCCATTGCGCGTCGTCGAAAATTCGACGCTATCGGATTCGGCCTCCTCGCGATCTTATCGGGCCTCGGTGGCGGTTTACTCCGAGATACGCTCCTGCAAAATGGCCTCCCTGCTGCATTAAAGGAGCCCATCTACCTCGGCGTCGCATTATCAGGCGGACTCGTCGCCATGACAGTGTCGCTAGAGCGAGAACAATGGAACAGACTTCTCAAAGTTGGTGATGGCATCGTTCTTGGCGTTTGGGCAGTAACCGGAACAATAAAAGCCCTCAATGCCGGGTTATTGTGGCCCTCTGCAATGCTCCTTGGCATGATCACAGCAGTCGGCGGCGGGATGATCCGCGATATCACCATCGGCGTTGTTCCCGCCATTTTTGGCGGTAACACCCTCTATGCCACGTCGGCACTTCTCGGTAGCGGAATGATGGTGCTCTTCAATAGCTTCCAACTCCAAACCGTGGGCATGGTGGTCTCGGCGTCGTTTGCTTCCATCTTGTCCATCGTCGCCTATTTCAAAGGGTGGGGGCTGCCCAATAACCCCGATTGGGCACCAGTCACCATGACAGCAGGTCAACTCCGACGGCTCATGCTCACGCGCGCTATGGTTGAACCTGATGAACGATTGGCCCGTAAACAACGCCGCAAGCTCCGTCGACGGAAAGATGACGGGGGACCCCACCCGAGTGTTTGA